One genomic window of Saccopteryx bilineata isolate mSacBil1 chromosome 4, mSacBil1_pri_phased_curated, whole genome shotgun sequence includes the following:
- the GLCE gene encoding D-glucuronyl C5-epimerase, producing the protein MRCLAARVNYKTLIIICALFTLVTVLLWNKCSSDKAIQFPRHLSSGFRADGLEKRAAASESNNYVNHLAKQSEEAFPPEQQKAPPVAGGFNSNGGSKVLGLKYEEIDCLINDDHTIKGRREGNEIFLPFSWVEKYFDVYGKVVQYDGYDRFEFSHSYSKVYAQRAPYHPDGVFMSFEGYNVEVRDRVKCISGVEGVPLSTQWGPQGYFYPIQIAQYGLSHYSKNLTEKPPHIEVYETAEDKDKTSKPSDWTVPKGCFMASVADKSRFTNVKQFISPETSEGVSLQLGNTKDFIISFDLKFLTNGSVSVVLETTEKNQLFTVHYVSNTQLIAFKERDIYYGIGPRTSWSTVTRDLITDLRKGVGLSNTKAVKPTKIMPKKVVRLIAKGKGFLDNITISTTAHMAAFFAASDWLVRNQDEKGGWPIMVTRKLGEGFKSLEPGWYSAMAQGQAISTLVRAYLLTKDYIFLNSALRATAPYKFLSEQHGVKAVFMNKHDWYEEYPTTPSSFVLNGFMYSLIGLYDLKETAGEKLGKEARSLYEHGMESLKAMLPLYDTGSGTIYDLRHFMLGIAPNLARWDYHTTHINQLQLLSTIDESPIFKEFVKRWKSYLKGSRAKHN; encoded by the exons ATGCGTTGCTTGGCAGCTCGGGTCAACTATAAGACTTTGATTATCATCTGCGCACTCTTCACTTTGGTCACAGTACTTTTGTGGAATAAGTGTTCCAGCGACAAAGCGATCCAGTTTCCACGGCACTTGAGTAGTGGCTTCAGAGCGGATGGACTAGAAAAAAGAGCAGCAGCATCTGAGAGTAACAACTATGTGAATCATCTGGCCAAACAGTCAGAAGAGGCATTTCCTCCAGAACAGCAGAAAGCACCCCCTGTTGCTGGGGGTTTCAATAGCAATGGGGGAAGCAAGGTGTTAGGGCTCAAATATGAAGAAATTGACTGTCTCATAAATGATGACCACACAATTAAAGGGAGACGAGAGGGAAATGAAATCTTCCTTCCATTCTCTTGGGTAGAGAAATATTTTGATGTTTATGGAAAGGTGGTTCAGTATGATGGCTATGATCGATTTGAATTCTCCCATAGCTATTCCAAAGTCTATGCACAGAGAGCTCCTTATCACCCTGATGGTGTGTTTATGTCTTTTGAAGGCTACAATGTGGAAGTCCGAGACAGAGTCAAGTGCATAAGTGGGGTCGAAG GTGTACCTTTATCTACACAATGGGGACCTCAAGGCTATTTCTACCCAATCCAAATTGCACAGTATGGGTTAAGTCATTACAGCAAAAATCTAACTGAGAAGCCTCCTCACATAGAGGTATATGAAACAGCTGAAGATAAGGACAAAACCAGCAAGCCCAGTGACTGGACCGTGCCAAAGGGCTGCTTTATGGCTAGTGTGGCTGATAAGTCTAGATTCACCAATGTTAAACAGTTCATTTCTCCAG AGACCAGTGAAGGTGTATCTTTGCAACTGGGGAACacaaaagattttattatatCATTTGACCTCAAGTTCTTGACAAACGGAAGTGTGTCCGTGGTTCTAGAGACTACAGAAAAGAATCAGCTCTTCACTGTACATTATGTCTCAAATACCCAGCTAATTGCTTTTAAAGAAAGAGACATATATTATGGCATCGGGCCCAGAACTTCATGGAGCACAGTTACCAGGGACCTGATCACTGACCTCAGAAAAGGCGTGGGTCTTTCCAACACAAAAGCTGTCAAGCCAACCAAAATAATGCCCAAGAAGGTGGTTAGGTTGATTGCAAAAGGGAAAGGATTCCTTGATAACATTACCATCTCTACCACAGCCCACATGGCTGCATTCTTCGCTGCCAGTGATTGGCTGGTGAGGAACCAGGATGAGAAAGGTGGCTGGCCAATTATGGTAACCCGTAAGTTAGGGGAAGGGTTCAAGTCTTTAGAGCCTGGGTGGTACTCTGCCATGGCCCAAGGGCAAGCCATTTCAACATTAGTCAGGGCCTACCTATTAACAAAAGACTACATATTCCTCAATTCAGCTTTAAGGGCAACAGCCCCTTACAAGTTTctgtcagagcagcatggagttAAAGCTGTGTTTATGAATAAACATGACTGGTATGAAGAGTATCCAACCACACCTAGCTCTTTTGTTTTAAATGGCTTTATGTATTCTTTAATTGGGCTATATGACTTAAAAGAAACTGCAGGAGAGAAACTCGGGAAAGAAGCGAGGTCCCTGTATGAGCATGGCATGGAATCCCTGAAAGCCATGCTCCCCTTGTACGACACTGGCTCAGGAACCATCTATGACCTCCGGCACTTCATGCTTGGCATCGCCCCAAACCTGGCCCGCTGGGACTATCACACCACCCACATCAATCAACTGCAACTCCTCAGCACCATTGATGAGTCTCCAATCTTCAAAGAATTTGTCAAGAGGTGGAAAAGCTACCTTAAAGGCAGCAGGGCAAAGCACAACTAG